CCTGACGTTCGCTGCTTTCTTGTCGCTGCTCGCCTCGGCCGCGGCCTTCGCACAGAGGCCGGCCGGCCCTCGTTTCGGCGGAGGGCCGCCGGACGGTCCCCCTGGCGGCGGTCGGATGGACGAACAACGGTCCCCGCTGGCGGAGGCCCTGGACCTGAACGGCGACGGCGTCCTCTCCGCCGAGGAGATTCGCAAAGCTTCCGAGTCTCTCCAGACCCTCGACCGCGATGGCGACGGCCGCATCGACCGCTCCGAGCTGCGGCCGGCGGCCGACGCGGGCTCCGGTCGCGGAGGTCCGCGCATGGGTGCCGGGCGTCGCGGCCCTGGCGGCCCAGGAGGGCCAGGCTTCGGCGGCCCGAGAGGGCCAGGTGGCGAGGGGGTCGGCCCTGGTCCCGGCGGACCGGAGCCTCGGCTCGGCGATGTGTTGCCCCCTTTCGTCCGGCAGGACGTCCGACTCACTCCCGACCAGGAGATGAAACTCCAGGCCCTGGGGGCCGACGTGCGGACGAGGCTCGGCTCCATCCTGACCCGCGACCAGATCGCGCAGTGCGAGGAGTCGATGCGCCGGGGACCTGAAGGAGGCGGCGGCGCGCCCGGCGGCGAGGGCCCTCCCCGAGGCCCCCAGGGCCGCCGGTCGCGAGGAGACGACGAGACGATCCCACAGCGTCCGAGGCGGCCCGAGTGACCCGCTCGCCCTTGACGAGATTTTACGAACAAATCAACAAATCATCGATGTTTACTGTGTAGGGATCCCATGAACGACCGCACGCTCCCGCGCCTGGGCGCCTGGTTCTGGATCATCACCCTGGTCGCGACGGGCGTGCAGGCCCTCGGCGGCGATGGTCTTCCCGCACGACCGTCGCCGACCGTCGCCTCCTCCGACGGGATGGAGCCCGTCGGCGGCAGGTGGTATCTCCGTCGCGGGGAGTCGCCGACGTACTACTACAAGGACGGCGACCTCTACGTCGACCTCTTCTCGTACCACATGCAGGACTCGAACAAGGACGGGATCGCCAACCTGAAAATCCGCCACGACGGGCGGTTCCTCCGGGTGGACAGCCAGGGCTACCCGGACCATCCCACGGCGATCTTCCCCAACAGCCGGAACCCGAACCGGATCGAGGTCCAGGACTTCCACTTCGCCTTTCCGCTCGAACCGAAGAGGGCGTCGAGAATCACGCGGGTCCCGGGGGGCGAGATCGGGATGGCCATCAACGGGGTCGTCTTCTTCAATCCGTTCGAGGCCGGCGGGATGAACGCGCTGGCGGGGTATTCGGAGATCTGGCTCGACGCCTGCTGCGGCCATCCCCAGCAGGAGGGTGTGTACCACTACCACAAGTACCCGAGCTGCGTGAAGACCCCCTTCGCCGACGAGGGCCGCGGCCACTCGCCGATCCTGGGTTTCGCCTTTGACGGCTTCCCGCTCCACGGGCCTTACGAGGAAGCCGGCAAGATGGCCCGCGACCTGACGGGCGACCGGGCGCTCGACGTCTGCAACGGGCATGAGGACCCTTCGCGGGGCTACCACTACCACGTTACGCCGGGTCGGTTCCCCTACCTCATCGGCGGCTACGCCGGCGTTCCGGAGCCGTCGAACAATCGGCACCTCGCGCGGATGCCCTCGGGCGCCATTGAGGACAACGCGGAGGGCGTCAGCCGGGTCGACGCCGGGGTGCGGTCGGTCACGCCCGGGACGGTCAAGCGCGGCGAGTCCCACACGATCCGGATCATGATGGACCCCCAGACGGCCCGCGGCGGGCTCCCCCCGGGCAAGCCGAGCTGGGTCCAGTTCGGGCCCTATGAGGCATCGAAGATCGAGCGCCAGGGAGACGTGATCCTCGCCGAGGTCGCCGTGCCCAAAGACGCCTCGCTGGGCGTGACCGTCGACCTGCACGTCGAGTTCGGCGCCGCCGGCGGTCGTGGTCGGGTCATGGTGTTCAAGAAGAACGACGTCCTCCGGGTGGTCGATTGATCGACGGTCGTCGAGGCCCGATGATCGGATCGGCGAACCGACGAACCGGGGGGGCGATCCGACGTGCGCGTGCTGGTGATCGAGGATGAGCCCGACCTGGCGCGGGGCCTGGTCCAGGCGCTCCGCGAAGGGGGCTACGCCACGGACTGGGCGGCCGACGGGGCCGAGGGGCTGGAGAAGGCGACCGCCTCCGAGTACGACGCGATCGTCCTCGACCTGATGCTCCCGCGCCTCCCTGGCCTGGCGGTCCTCCGGCGGCTCCGCGTCCTCCGGAAGACGCCCGTGCTGATCCTCACGGCGCGTGACGGCGTCGGCGATCGGGTGGAGGGGCTCGACGCCGGCGCTGACGACTACCTGGTCAAGCCGTTC
This Paludisphaera rhizosphaerae DNA region includes the following protein-coding sequences:
- a CDS encoding EF-hand domain-containing protein, translating into MKLRALLRALTFAAFLSLLASAAAFAQRPAGPRFGGGPPDGPPGGGRMDEQRSPLAEALDLNGDGVLSAEEIRKASESLQTLDRDGDGRIDRSELRPAADAGSGRGGPRMGAGRRGPGGPGGPGFGGPRGPGGEGVGPGPGGPEPRLGDVLPPFVRQDVRLTPDQEMKLQALGADVRTRLGSILTRDQIAQCEESMRRGPEGGGGAPGGEGPPRGPQGRRSRGDDETIPQRPRRPE
- a CDS encoding YHYH protein codes for the protein MNDRTLPRLGAWFWIITLVATGVQALGGDGLPARPSPTVASSDGMEPVGGRWYLRRGESPTYYYKDGDLYVDLFSYHMQDSNKDGIANLKIRHDGRFLRVDSQGYPDHPTAIFPNSRNPNRIEVQDFHFAFPLEPKRASRITRVPGGEIGMAINGVVFFNPFEAGGMNALAGYSEIWLDACCGHPQQEGVYHYHKYPSCVKTPFADEGRGHSPILGFAFDGFPLHGPYEEAGKMARDLTGDRALDVCNGHEDPSRGYHYHVTPGRFPYLIGGYAGVPEPSNNRHLARMPSGAIEDNAEGVSRVDAGVRSVTPGTVKRGESHTIRIMMDPQTARGGLPPGKPSWVQFGPYEASKIERQGDVILAEVAVPKDASLGVTVDLHVEFGAAGGRGRVMVFKKNDVLRVVD